In a genomic window of Geothermobacter hydrogeniphilus:
- a CDS encoding HU family DNA-binding protein, which translates to MNKSELVESLAESKDLTYKKSEEIVNLIFDSMAKTLVDGGRIEIRGFGSFVVKDYKAYTGRNPKTGEIIKVKPKRLPFFKVGKELRERVNTPD; encoded by the coding sequence TGAACAAGTCCGAATTGGTAGAGTCACTCGCTGAATCAAAAGATTTGACATACAAGAAATCTGAAGAGATCGTCAATCTCATCTTTGACTCGATGGCCAAAACACTGGTGGATGGCGGTCGAATTGAAATTCGCGGGTTTGGCAGTTTTGTTGTTAAGGATTACAAGGCCTACACCGGACGTAATCCCAAGACCGGTGAAATTATCAAGGTCAAACCCAAGCGTCTTCCTTTTTTCAAGGTCGGCAAGGAACTGCGGGAAAGAGTGAACACGCCTGACTGA